The segment ATACAGACGTCTCAAAGGAAGCTCCTAGAAAAATAAGGCGTCATCCACAAAAAAATTTAAGAATCATTTTCGTGGATGACGCCTTATCACTTGAGGGGAATACGATTACCTCATCTATTTTTGTAACATAGAAAAACAAGTAGATCATCGGACAGTCCTGCTAAAAGTTAGTTGTAAGAGAGCGGTCAATTTTCTTTTTCCAATAAGATTGCTCGAACCGGACATTTTTGATAAGCTTTGGTTACGTTGGCTTCTTCTAAAGGCTGAACGAATTGTTGATGTGCTTCTGGTTCTTGTGCAAATAAGACGATTCCTTCTTCATCATAATCAAAGATATCAGGCGCCTCGATTTGACATAGACCACATGCGATACAACGTTCAGGAACTAATTTACATAATAATGACATATTCACCATCCTAACGTAAGGGGATTACTATGACTGAGTTTATTTTATCTTTATTTTCTTCAAGTGACAAGTTACGAGCAAGCTCACTCTATCAATTATTAAGTGGCAAGCGTACATCCTCGGTACTACTTTTTGGCTTTTTTCAGCGATTATTAGTTGTTCATGGTTGTTTTCCTTCACTTGAACAAGCAACGTTTGATACGCAGATCCAACAGATGATAGATGAGGGATTATTAAAGTGGGAAGACCGAGAGTTGCAACTGACGAAAAAAAGGGAAATGCGAAGAAAAAATAAATCCCTCCTTGGACTACACTATGATAAGTATGGACGTACAGCTACTGTTAGTTGGCGTTTGCTGAAATTCTATGTACAAGTCGTCTCTCACTTATCCGCCAATGAAACAGCTTATTTACCAGTA is part of the Enterococcus mundtii genome and harbors:
- a CDS encoding ferredoxin, giving the protein MSLLCKLVPERCIACGLCQIEAPDIFDYDEEGIVLFAQEPEAHQQFVQPLEEANVTKAYQKCPVRAILLEKEN